In a genomic window of Streptomyces katrae:
- a CDS encoding phosphoribosylaminoimidazolesuccinocarboxamide synthase gives MPGFVEKPEPVQVPGLVHLHTGKVRDLYRDEDGNLVMVASDRISAADWVLPTEIPEKGRILTQLSLWWFEQLVDLVPNHVISTDLPAGAPADWEGRTLVCKSLDMVPVECVARGYLTGSGLKEYVQTRTVCGLALPEGLVDGSELPAPIFTPAAKAEVGDHDENVSYEEVARTTGAETAALLRQTTLAVYGRARDIARERGIILADTKFEFGFDKDGTLVAADEVLTPDSSRFWPADQWQPGRTQPSFDKQYVRDWLASPASGWDSKGELPPPVLPQGVVAQTRAKYVEAYERLTGQTWS, from the coding sequence GTGCCCGGATTCGTCGAAAAGCCCGAGCCGGTGCAGGTGCCCGGCCTCGTCCACCTCCACACCGGCAAGGTCCGCGACCTCTACCGCGACGAGGACGGCAACCTCGTCATGGTCGCCAGCGACCGCATCTCCGCCGCCGACTGGGTGCTGCCCACCGAGATCCCGGAGAAGGGCCGCATCCTGACGCAGCTCTCCCTCTGGTGGTTCGAGCAGCTCGTGGACCTGGTCCCGAACCACGTCATCAGCACCGACCTGCCCGCCGGCGCCCCCGCCGACTGGGAGGGCCGCACGCTGGTCTGCAAGAGCCTCGACATGGTGCCCGTCGAGTGCGTGGCCCGCGGCTACCTCACCGGCTCCGGCCTCAAGGAGTACGTCCAGACCCGCACGGTCTGCGGCCTCGCCCTCCCCGAGGGCCTGGTGGACGGCTCCGAGCTGCCCGCCCCGATCTTCACCCCGGCCGCCAAGGCCGAGGTCGGCGACCACGACGAGAACGTCTCCTACGAGGAGGTTGCCCGCACCACCGGCGCCGAGACGGCGGCGCTGCTGCGCCAGACCACCCTCGCCGTGTACGGGCGGGCCCGCGACATCGCCCGCGAGCGCGGCATCATCCTCGCGGACACCAAGTTCGAGTTCGGCTTCGACAAGGACGGCACGCTCGTCGCCGCCGACGAGGTCCTCACCCCGGACTCGTCCCGCTTCTGGCCCGCCGACCAGTGGCAGCCGGGCCGCACGCAGCCCTCGTTCGACAAGCAGTACGTCCGCGACTGGCTGGCCTCCCCGGCCTCCGGCTGGGACTCCAAGGGCGAACTCCCGCCGCCGGTCCTCCCGCAGGGGGTCGTGGCGCAGACCCGCGCCAAGTACGTCGAGGCCTACGAGCGCCTGACCGGCCAGACCTGGAGCTGA
- a CDS encoding response regulator transcription factor, whose amino-acid sequence MSPVRVLLADDEHLIRGALAALLGLEDDLAVVAEAASGPEALAMARAHRPDVAVLDLQMPGADGVSVATALRAELPDCKVMIVTSHGRPGHLKRALAAGVRAFAPKTVSAQRLAELIRTVHAGGRYVDPGLAADAISAGDSPLTAREAEVLELAADGAPVAEIAERARLSPGTVRNYLSSAATKLGAGNRHTAVRLARSRGWV is encoded by the coding sequence GTGAGCCCCGTACGGGTACTGCTGGCGGATGACGAGCACCTGATCCGGGGCGCGCTGGCCGCCCTGCTGGGTCTGGAGGACGATCTGGCGGTCGTCGCCGAGGCGGCCTCCGGGCCGGAGGCGCTGGCCATGGCGCGGGCCCACCGGCCCGACGTGGCGGTGCTGGACCTCCAGATGCCGGGGGCGGACGGTGTGAGCGTCGCCACGGCACTGCGGGCCGAACTGCCCGACTGCAAGGTCATGATCGTGACCAGTCACGGCCGTCCCGGGCACCTGAAGCGGGCCCTCGCGGCGGGGGTGCGGGCCTTCGCCCCGAAGACGGTCTCGGCGCAGCGGCTGGCGGAGCTGATCCGTACCGTGCACGCCGGAGGCCGTTACGTGGACCCGGGGTTGGCGGCCGACGCGATCAGCGCGGGTGACTCCCCGCTGACGGCCCGCGAGGCCGAGGTGCTGGAACTCGCCGCGGACGGGGCGCCCGTCGCGGAGATCGCGGAGCGGGCCCGCCTGTCGCCGGGGACCGTGCGGAACTACCTGTCCTCGGCGGCCACGAAGCTGGGCGCCGGGAACCGTCACACGGCGGTGCGTCTCGCCCGGTCCCGGGGTTGGGTATAG
- a CDS encoding sensor histidine kinase — MSKLTGWWKNRSSAGKVEVYTRWSFHFFVLVEIFSFGSMAFTVQGKLSPHSPAVPTAAFLVVCAHSVLVGFLSSRALDGVSGRRERPVRLAVVTMVLTSAAVLLLICLRRFAGLDATAAPGMVVGVSCFGCGSFVMTLQKVRHMRYVPPAAAAGTAVAAAALGLPSNEVVGYFVSVLLASAFLAFTCGFSGWLLRTVYELDHARELQARLAVAEERLRFGRDLHDVMGRNLAVIALKSELAVQLARRERPEAVDQMIEVQRIARESQMEVRDVVRGYREADLAVELEGARGVLSAAGMDCRVEFATAGRELPAEVQSALGWVVREATTNVLRHGDARSCLIRLTNREGAGTLTLLVENDGVPEAPAGPPGSGLAGLRERLAAVGGTLHAGPAGGGRFRLRAEIPLDARRVEVRA; from the coding sequence GTGTCGAAGCTGACCGGGTGGTGGAAGAACCGCAGCAGTGCGGGCAAGGTCGAGGTGTACACGCGCTGGTCGTTCCACTTCTTCGTGCTCGTGGAGATCTTCTCGTTCGGGTCGATGGCCTTCACGGTCCAGGGGAAGCTCTCCCCGCACTCCCCGGCCGTCCCCACCGCGGCCTTCCTGGTGGTCTGCGCGCACTCCGTCCTCGTCGGGTTCCTTTCCTCCAGGGCCCTGGACGGGGTGAGCGGCCGGCGCGAACGGCCCGTGCGGCTCGCGGTGGTGACCATGGTGCTCACCTCCGCCGCCGTGCTCCTCCTCATCTGTCTGCGCCGGTTCGCCGGGCTCGACGCGACCGCGGCGCCCGGCATGGTGGTCGGGGTGAGCTGCTTCGGCTGCGGATCGTTCGTGATGACCCTGCAGAAGGTCCGGCACATGAGGTACGTGCCCCCGGCCGCCGCGGCCGGGACCGCTGTGGCCGCCGCCGCGCTGGGCCTGCCGTCGAACGAGGTCGTCGGGTACTTCGTCAGCGTCCTGCTGGCCTCTGCCTTCCTCGCCTTCACCTGCGGGTTCTCCGGCTGGCTGCTGCGCACCGTCTACGAGCTCGACCACGCCCGGGAGCTCCAGGCCCGGCTCGCCGTCGCGGAGGAGCGGCTGCGGTTCGGGCGGGACCTGCACGACGTGATGGGCCGCAACCTGGCGGTCATCGCCCTCAAGAGCGAGCTGGCGGTGCAGCTGGCCCGGCGCGAACGCCCCGAGGCCGTGGACCAGATGATCGAGGTGCAGCGGATCGCGCGCGAGTCGCAGATGGAGGTGCGCGACGTCGTGCGCGGCTACCGGGAGGCGGACCTCGCGGTGGAACTGGAGGGCGCCCGCGGGGTACTCAGCGCGGCCGGGATGGACTGCCGGGTCGAGTTCGCGACGGCCGGGCGGGAACTGCCGGCCGAAGTGCAGTCGGCGCTCGGCTGGGTGGTCCGGGAGGCGACCACGAACGTACTGCGGCACGGGGACGCCCGCAGCTGCCTGATCCGGCTGACGAACCGGGAGGGCGCGGGCACCCTGACCCTGCTGGTGGAGAACGACGGGGTGCCCGAGGCGCCCGCCGGACCGCCCGGATCCGGGCTCGCGGGGCTGCGGGAGCGGCTCGCGGCCGTCGGCGGGACCCTGCACGCGGGGCCGGCCGGCGGCGGCCGGTTCCGGCTGCGTGCCGAGATACCCCTGGACGCACGACGAGTGGAGGTGCGGGCGTGA
- a CDS encoding histone-like nucleoid-structuring protein Lsr2: MAQRVVVTISDDLDGGEASETVTFALDGKSYEIDLNVANAKKLRKSLAPFVAAGRRQSRSGKAFKHTAVAPDPAVVRAWARSNGHDVPPRGRIPKAVYAAYNDAH, encoded by the coding sequence GTGGCGCAGCGCGTAGTAGTCACGATCTCCGACGACCTCGACGGCGGGGAAGCGTCGGAAACGGTCACGTTCGCCCTGGACGGTAAGTCCTACGAGATCGACCTCAATGTGGCGAACGCAAAGAAACTGCGGAAGAGCCTGGCGCCCTTCGTGGCCGCCGGCCGCCGCCAGTCCCGCTCGGGCAAGGCCTTCAAGCACACGGCCGTCGCCCCGGACCCGGCGGTCGTCCGGGCCTGGGCCCGCTCCAACGGGCACGACGTGCCTCCGCGCGGGCGCATCCCGAAGGCGGTCTACGCGGCCTACAACGACGCCCACTGA
- the purS gene encoding phosphoribosylformylglycinamidine synthase subunit PurS — MPVARVVVDVMLKPEILDPQGQAVQRALPRLGFEGIADVRQGKRFELEVEGEVDQAALDRIHKMAETFLANTVIEDFTVKVEA; from the coding sequence GTGCCAGTGGCACGCGTCGTAGTCGACGTCATGCTCAAGCCGGAGATCCTCGACCCCCAGGGCCAGGCGGTGCAGCGTGCACTGCCGCGCCTGGGCTTCGAGGGGATCGCCGACGTCCGCCAGGGGAAGCGCTTCGAACTGGAAGTGGAGGGAGAGGTCGACCAGGCCGCCCTCGACCGCATCCACAAGATGGCCGAAACGTTCCTCGCCAACACCGTCATCGAAGACTTCACCGTGAAGGTCGAGGCCTGA
- the purQ gene encoding phosphoribosylformylglycinamidine synthase subunit PurQ, producing MTTRIGVVTFPGTLDDRDSLRAVRLAGAEPVSLWHRDKDLHQVDAVVLAGGFSYGDYLRAGAISRFSPVMETITEQARAGMPVLGICNGFQVLTEAHLLPGAMLRNNHLHFICRDQKLRVENAQTAWTGDYEQGQEISVPLKNMDGRYVADERTLDELEAEGRVAFRYVDMNPNGSLRDIAGITNAEGNVVGLMPHPEHAVEPLIGTGRTDGLPFFTSVLKKLVSA from the coding sequence GTGACCACTCGCATCGGTGTCGTCACGTTCCCCGGAACGCTCGACGACCGTGACTCGCTGCGCGCCGTCCGCCTCGCGGGGGCCGAGCCGGTCTCGCTGTGGCACCGCGACAAGGACCTGCACCAGGTCGACGCGGTCGTCCTCGCGGGCGGCTTCTCCTACGGGGACTACCTGCGCGCCGGGGCCATCTCCCGCTTCTCGCCGGTGATGGAGACCATCACCGAGCAGGCCAGGGCCGGCATGCCGGTCCTCGGCATCTGCAACGGCTTCCAGGTCCTCACCGAGGCCCACCTGCTGCCGGGGGCGATGCTCCGCAACAACCACCTCCACTTCATCTGCCGCGACCAGAAGCTGCGCGTGGAGAACGCGCAGACCGCCTGGACCGGCGACTACGAGCAGGGCCAGGAGATCTCGGTCCCGCTCAAGAACATGGACGGCCGGTACGTCGCCGACGAGCGCACGCTCGACGAACTGGAGGCCGAAGGCCGAGTGGCCTTCCGGTACGTGGACATGAACCCGAACGGCTCGCTGCGCGACATCGCCGGGATCACCAACGCCGAGGGCAACGTCGTCGGCCTGATGCCGCACCCCGAGCACGCGGTCGAGCCGCTGATCGGGACCGGCCGCACCGACGGCCTCCCGTTCTTCACGTCGGTCCTGAAGAAGCTGGTCAGCGCATGA
- the purL gene encoding phosphoribosylformylglycinamidine synthase subunit PurL produces MSLDTVKNATETPDASQPWKELGLKEDEYARIREILGRRPTGAELAMYSVMWSEHCSYKSSKVHLKQFGEKAPENDAMLVGIGENAGVVDVGQGYAVTFKVESHNHPSYIEPYQGAATGVGGIVRDILAMGARPVAVVDPLRFGAADHPDTKRVLPGVVAGIGGYGNCLGLPNIGGEVVFDACYQGNPLVNAGCIGVMKHEDIHLAKASGPGNKVILYGARTGGDGIGGVSVLASETFDDSKPTKRPAVQVGDPFQEKLLIECTLEIFKEKLVAGIQDLGGAGLSCATSELASAGSGGMRVELDTVPLRDATLSPEEILMSESQERMCAIVEPQHVARFMEICEKWDVIATVIGEVTDGERLEIFWHGEQIVDVPPGTVAHEGPVYHRPYARPEWQDALQADDAGLLPRPQTSEELRAQVLALVSSPNQASKSWVTDQYDRFVQGNTVLAQPEDAGMVRIDEESNLGVAMATDGNGRYAKLDPYTGAQLALAEAYRNVAATGAKPLAISDCLNFGSPEDPGVMWQFAEATRGLADGCLELGTPVTGGNVSLYNQTGDVAIHPTPVVAVLGVIDDVNRRTPMAFKETGQLLYLLGDTAEEFGGSAWSQVVHDHLGGLPPKVDLGREKLLADILISASRDGMIDAAHDLSDGGVIQALTESCLKGGNGARIVVPEGLDAFTFLFSESAGRAIVSVPRSEELRFTDMCGARGLPATRIGVVDGEEIEVQGEFTLPLAELREAHEATIPALLA; encoded by the coding sequence ATGAGCCTCGACACCGTAAAGAACGCCACCGAGACCCCGGACGCCTCCCAGCCCTGGAAGGAACTCGGCCTCAAGGAGGACGAGTACGCCCGGATCCGCGAGATCCTCGGCCGCCGTCCCACCGGCGCCGAGCTCGCCATGTACTCCGTCATGTGGTCCGAGCACTGCTCGTACAAGAGCAGCAAGGTCCACCTGAAGCAGTTCGGCGAGAAGGCCCCCGAGAACGACGCCATGCTCGTCGGCATCGGCGAGAACGCCGGCGTCGTCGACGTCGGCCAGGGCTACGCGGTCACCTTCAAGGTCGAGTCGCACAACCACCCGTCGTACATCGAGCCCTACCAGGGCGCGGCCACCGGCGTCGGCGGCATCGTCCGCGACATCCTCGCCATGGGCGCCCGCCCGGTCGCCGTCGTGGACCCGCTGCGCTTCGGCGCCGCCGACCACCCCGACACCAAGCGCGTCCTGCCGGGCGTCGTCGCGGGCATCGGCGGCTACGGCAACTGTCTGGGCCTGCCCAACATCGGCGGCGAGGTCGTCTTCGACGCCTGCTACCAGGGCAACCCGCTGGTCAACGCCGGCTGCATCGGCGTGATGAAGCACGAGGACATCCACCTCGCCAAGGCCTCCGGCCCCGGCAACAAGGTCATCCTCTACGGCGCCCGCACGGGCGGCGACGGCATCGGCGGCGTGTCCGTGCTGGCCTCGGAGACCTTCGACGACAGCAAGCCCACCAAGCGCCCCGCGGTCCAGGTCGGCGACCCCTTCCAGGAGAAGCTCCTCATCGAGTGCACCCTGGAGATCTTCAAGGAGAAGCTGGTCGCGGGCATCCAGGACCTCGGCGGCGCCGGGCTCTCCTGCGCCACCTCCGAGCTGGCCTCGGCCGGTTCCGGCGGCATGCGGGTCGAGCTGGACACCGTCCCGCTGCGCGACGCGACGCTCTCGCCCGAGGAGATCCTCATGAGCGAGTCGCAGGAGCGCATGTGCGCGATCGTCGAGCCGCAGCACGTCGCCCGCTTCATGGAGATCTGCGAGAAGTGGGACGTCATCGCCACCGTCATCGGTGAGGTGACCGACGGCGAGCGCCTGGAGATCTTCTGGCACGGCGAGCAGATCGTGGACGTGCCCCCGGGCACCGTCGCCCACGAGGGCCCGGTCTACCACCGCCCCTACGCCCGCCCCGAGTGGCAGGACGCCCTCCAGGCCGACGACGCGGGCCTGCTGCCCCGCCCGCAGACCTCCGAGGAGCTCCGCGCGCAGGTCCTGGCCCTGGTCTCCTCCCCGAACCAGGCCTCCAAGTCCTGGGTCACCGACCAGTACGACCGCTTCGTGCAGGGCAACACCGTCCTGGCGCAGCCCGAGGACGCGGGCATGGTCCGCATCGACGAGGAGTCCAACCTCGGCGTCGCCATGGCCACCGACGGCAACGGCCGCTACGCCAAGCTCGACCCGTACACGGGCGCGCAGCTGGCCCTGGCCGAGGCGTACCGCAACGTCGCCGCGACCGGCGCCAAGCCGCTGGCCATCTCCGACTGCCTGAACTTCGGCTCCCCCGAGGACCCGGGCGTCATGTGGCAGTTCGCCGAGGCCACCCGCGGCCTCGCGGACGGCTGCCTGGAGCTGGGCACCCCGGTGACCGGCGGCAACGTCTCCCTCTACAACCAGACGGGCGACGTCGCGATCCACCCGACGCCGGTCGTGGCGGTCCTCGGCGTCATCGACGACGTCAACCGCCGCACGCCGATGGCGTTCAAGGAGACCGGCCAGCTGCTGTACCTGCTGGGCGACACGGCCGAGGAGTTCGGCGGCTCGGCGTGGTCCCAGGTCGTCCACGACCACCTCGGCGGCCTGCCGCCCAAGGTGGACCTGGGCCGCGAGAAGCTCCTGGCCGACATCCTGATCTCGGCCTCGCGCGACGGCATGATCGACGCCGCGCACGACCTGTCCGACGGCGGCGTGATCCAGGCGCTCACCGAGTCCTGCCTCAAGGGCGGCAACGGTGCGCGGATCGTCGTCCCCGAGGGCCTGGACGCGTTCACCTTCCTGTTCTCCGAGTCCGCGGGCCGCGCCATCGTGTCGGTCCCGCGCAGCGAGGAGCTCCGCTTCACCGACATGTGCGGCGCGCGGGGCCTCCCCGCCACCCGCATCGGCGTGGTGGACGGCGAGGAGATCGAGGTCCAGGGCGAGTTCACCCTCCCCCTGGCGGAACTCCGCGAGGCCCACGAGGCCACGATCCCGGCCCTCCTGGCCTGA
- a CDS encoding maleylpyruvate isomerase family mycothiol-dependent enzyme, protein MAPGKKKTRTYDQAKIRAAVTAQFGHVAAAVRDLGAAELARPSGVGEWSVGDLAGHIAWIADSLAGGLARPPAAIAELSAVEWPFATASLAGKISEAARETLAGAPLAELFERAGARMAEALEANPGSRVMHLWIGDMTLADFLVTRTVELVVHTDDLNRATGLDIPLERQALAACTRLLADALAVKAPGGAVEVRIPPFAVVQCVEGPRHTRGTPPNVVETDPLTWLRLATGRTGWAEALEEARVSAGGERADLSGLLPLMS, encoded by the coding sequence ATGGCGCCCGGGAAGAAGAAGACGCGTACCTACGACCAAGCGAAGATCCGCGCGGCCGTCACCGCCCAGTTCGGGCATGTCGCCGCAGCCGTGCGGGACTTGGGGGCGGCGGAGCTCGCGCGGCCCAGCGGGGTCGGGGAGTGGAGCGTCGGGGACCTCGCCGGGCACATCGCCTGGATCGCGGACTCGCTGGCCGGGGGGCTGGCCCGGCCGCCGGCCGCCATCGCCGAGCTGAGCGCCGTCGAGTGGCCCTTCGCCACCGCCTCCCTCGCCGGGAAGATCTCCGAGGCCGCCCGGGAGACCCTGGCCGGCGCCCCGCTCGCCGAGCTGTTCGAGCGGGCGGGCGCGCGGATGGCCGAGGCCCTGGAGGCGAACCCCGGCAGCCGGGTGATGCACCTGTGGATCGGGGACATGACCCTCGCCGACTTCCTGGTCACCCGGACCGTGGAGCTCGTGGTGCACACCGACGACCTGAACCGGGCCACCGGCCTGGACATCCCCCTGGAGCGGCAGGCCCTGGCCGCCTGCACCCGGCTGCTCGCCGACGCCCTCGCCGTGAAGGCGCCCGGCGGGGCGGTGGAGGTGCGGATCCCGCCCTTCGCCGTGGTCCAGTGCGTCGAGGGCCCCCGGCACACCCGCGGCACCCCGCCCAACGTGGTCGAGACCGACCCGCTGACCTGGCTCCGGCTCGCCACCGGCCGGACCGGCTGGGCCGAGGCCCTGGAGGAGGCCCGGGTCAGCGCCGGCGGCGAGCGGGCCGACCTGTCCGGGCTGCTGCCGCTGATGAGCTGA
- a CDS encoding META domain-containing protein, producing MEPEAARARPSGMRILRHPAGPAAAGLVLVLAALTGCTAAPQGGSGIPVTGRITATAPEPAAAAPLTVTDWTVTALSGAPVPAGAADRARFTLAPDGTAGGSLGCNRFSAPAAVTGNTVTFGPVTSTRMACEGPPGEVERTLTGLFGAGPLAWKIHGRTLTLTAADGRTLTAEAASAAE from the coding sequence GTGGAACCGGAGGCAGCCCGGGCCCGTCCCAGCGGCATGCGCATCCTCAGGCACCCCGCCGGGCCCGCCGCCGCAGGGCTGGTCCTCGTCCTGGCGGCGCTGACCGGCTGCACGGCGGCCCCGCAGGGCGGGAGCGGCATCCCCGTGACCGGCCGGATCACCGCCACGGCCCCGGAACCGGCCGCCGCCGCCCCGCTGACCGTGACCGACTGGACCGTGACCGCCCTGTCCGGCGCCCCGGTCCCCGCCGGAGCGGCCGACCGGGCCCGGTTCACCCTGGCCCCCGACGGCACCGCCGGCGGCAGCCTCGGCTGCAACCGGTTCAGCGCCCCGGCCGCCGTCACGGGCAACACCGTCACCTTCGGCCCGGTCACCAGTACCCGCATGGCGTGCGAGGGCCCGCCCGGCGAGGTCGAGCGGACGCTCACCGGCCTGTTCGGCGCGGGCCCGCTCGCCTGGAAGATCCACGGGCGCACCCTCACCCTCACGGCCGCCGACGGCCGGACCCTGACCGCCGAGGCGGCCTCGGCCGCCGAGTGA
- a CDS encoding sulfatase: protein MSSSNSKLSRRAFGGAVGATAAAAAAGLGAGPAHAAEAPGAAPRERAFRAARGRHSRRPNILFILGDDLGWADLSSYGSPHIKTPNLDRLAREGVRFTDAYSGSATCSPTRFSLYTGRYPARTKGGLAEPIADKSAGLEPTHPTLASLLRAGGYATALIGKWHCGYLPDYSPTRSGWEEFFGNFGGALEYYSKLGLGGEYDLYEGDAEYKDLRYYTRIITERASEYVSRDHHGKPWLLNLNFTTPHWPWIAEGDTAESAGIVRRIKAGDARALWHQDGGSVEKYRQMVEDLDRSVGQVLDALKRSGQEEDTLVVFSSDNGGERFSYNWPLSGNKASLQEGGIRVPNILRWPARIDGGQVSRVPVFSPDWTATLLEVAGARPDPAYPLDGVSLAGYLLRGEGIAERDLFWRVRGERALRRGDWKYYRGRSGRDQLFDLAGDVREQADRAAAEPGRLAELRAAWEKTDAGLLPYPA from the coding sequence GTGTCTTCGTCCAACAGCAAGCTGTCCCGCCGTGCCTTCGGAGGTGCCGTCGGAGCGACCGCGGCGGCCGCCGCCGCGGGCCTGGGCGCCGGTCCGGCGCACGCCGCCGAGGCCCCTGGTGCGGCCCCTCGGGAGCGCGCGTTCCGCGCCGCGCGGGGCCGCCACTCGCGGCGCCCGAACATCCTGTTCATCCTGGGCGACGACCTCGGCTGGGCCGATCTGTCCTCGTACGGGTCCCCGCACATCAAGACCCCGAACCTGGACCGCCTCGCCCGCGAGGGGGTCCGCTTCACGGACGCCTACTCCGGCTCCGCCACCTGCTCCCCGACCCGCTTCAGCCTGTACACCGGCCGGTACCCGGCCCGTACGAAGGGCGGTCTGGCGGAGCCGATCGCCGACAAGTCGGCCGGACTGGAGCCCACGCACCCCACCCTCGCCTCGCTGCTGCGCGCCGGCGGGTACGCCACCGCGCTGATCGGCAAGTGGCACTGCGGCTACCTGCCGGACTACAGCCCCACCCGGTCGGGCTGGGAGGAGTTCTTCGGGAACTTCGGCGGGGCGCTGGAGTACTACTCCAAGCTGGGCCTGGGCGGCGAGTACGACCTGTACGAGGGCGACGCCGAGTACAAGGACCTGCGCTACTACACGAGGATCATCACGGAGCGGGCGAGCGAGTACGTCTCGCGCGACCACCACGGCAAGCCCTGGCTGCTGAACCTGAACTTCACCACCCCGCACTGGCCGTGGATCGCCGAGGGGGACACCGCGGAGAGCGCCGGGATCGTCCGGCGGATCAAGGCGGGCGACGCCCGGGCGCTGTGGCACCAGGACGGCGGCTCGGTGGAGAAGTACCGGCAGATGGTGGAGGACCTGGACCGCTCGGTGGGCCAGGTGCTGGACGCGCTGAAGCGCTCGGGCCAGGAGGAGGACACCCTGGTCGTCTTCTCCAGCGACAACGGCGGCGAGCGCTTCTCCTACAACTGGCCGCTCTCCGGCAACAAGGCCTCCCTCCAGGAGGGCGGGATCAGGGTGCCGAACATCCTGCGCTGGCCCGCCCGGATCGACGGCGGCCAGGTCAGCCGGGTCCCGGTGTTCAGCCCCGACTGGACGGCGACCCTGCTGGAGGTCGCCGGGGCCCGCCCGGACCCGGCGTACCCGCTGGACGGGGTGAGCCTGGCCGGGTACCTGCTGCGCGGCGAGGGGATCGCCGAGCGCGACCTGTTCTGGCGGGTGCGCGGGGAGCGGGCGCTGCGCCGGGGCGACTGGAAGTACTACCGCGGCAGGTCGGGCCGGGACCAGCTGTTCGACCTGGCCGGGGACGTGCGCGAGCAGGCCGACCGGGCCGCCGCGGAACCGGGCCGCCTGGCGGAGCTGCGGGCGGCCTGGGAGAAGACGGACGCGGGGCTGCTCCCGTACCCGGCCTGA
- a CDS encoding putative leader peptide gives MQPLGDRAVTLVERRHVDLVRVASAICRRCA, from the coding sequence ATGCAGCCCCTCGGTGACCGTGCCGTCACCCTCGTAGAGCGCCGACACGTGGACCTGGTCCGTGTCGCGAGCGCCATCTGTCGCCGCTGCGCGTAG